In the genome of Syngnathoides biaculeatus isolate LvHL_M chromosome 14, ASM1980259v1, whole genome shotgun sequence, one region contains:
- the atp5mc3a gene encoding ATP synthase membrane subunit c locus 3a isoform X1: MYACAKFISSPALVRAGSRVLYRPLSASVLSRPDVKSEMFLFQSTVAGMPQSPLTQVTLRGFQTSAVSRDIDTAAKFIGAGAATVGVAGSGAGIGTVFGSLIIGYARNPSLKQQLFSYAILGFALSEAMGLFCLMVAFLILFAM; encoded by the exons ATGTACGCCTGTGCAAAGTTCATTTCCTCGCCGGCTCTG GTCCGTGCTGGTTCCCGGGTTCTTTACAGACCCCTGTCTGCCTCTGTGCTGTCCAGGCCTGATGTTAAATCAGAG atgtttttgttccagAGCACTGTTGCTGGGATGCCACAGAGCCCCCTCACTCAGGTCACATTGAGGGGCTTCCAGACAAGCGCGGTGAGCCGGGACATCGATACTGCAGCCAAGTTTATCGGCGCCGGAGCCGCCACAGTCGGTGTAGCTGGATCCGGTGCTGGAATCGGGACCGTGTTTGGGAGTCTGATTATTGGCTACGCTAG GAACCCATCCTTGAAGCAGCAACTGTTCTCCTATGCCATCCTGGGATTTGCCCTCTCTGAAGCCATGGGACTGTTCTGTTTGATGGTTGCTTTCCTGATCCTGTTTGCTATGTAA
- the atp5mc3a gene encoding ATP synthase membrane subunit c locus 3a isoform X2: MYACAKFISSPALVRAGSRVLYRPLSASVLSRPDVKSESTVAGMPQSPLTQVTLRGFQTSAVSRDIDTAAKFIGAGAATVGVAGSGAGIGTVFGSLIIGYARNPSLKQQLFSYAILGFALSEAMGLFCLMVAFLILFAM; this comes from the exons ATGTACGCCTGTGCAAAGTTCATTTCCTCGCCGGCTCTG GTCCGTGCTGGTTCCCGGGTTCTTTACAGACCCCTGTCTGCCTCTGTGCTGTCCAGGCCTGATGTTAAATCAGAG AGCACTGTTGCTGGGATGCCACAGAGCCCCCTCACTCAGGTCACATTGAGGGGCTTCCAGACAAGCGCGGTGAGCCGGGACATCGATACTGCAGCCAAGTTTATCGGCGCCGGAGCCGCCACAGTCGGTGTAGCTGGATCCGGTGCTGGAATCGGGACCGTGTTTGGGAGTCTGATTATTGGCTACGCTAG GAACCCATCCTTGAAGCAGCAACTGTTCTCCTATGCCATCCTGGGATTTGCCCTCTCTGAAGCCATGGGACTGTTCTGTTTGATGGTTGCTTTCCTGATCCTGTTTGCTATGTAA